Proteins co-encoded in one Cydia strobilella chromosome 14, ilCydStro3.1, whole genome shotgun sequence genomic window:
- the LOC134747257 gene encoding RNA polymerase II-associated factor 1 homolog → MPPTVQNNEPERDKRPQRTGERRSELVTRVKFCNTLPDIPFDLKFITYPFPSTRFIQYNPTSLEKNYRYEVLTEHDLGVHIDLINRDIYQGDGNAVLDPADEKLLEDDVLTPQDSKRSRHHAKNVSWLRRSEYISTEQTRFQPQSMEKVEAKVGYNVKKIFSEETLYMDRESQIKAIEKTFEDNKMPIEKHYSKPGVVPVEVMPVFPDFEMWKYPCAQVIFDTDPAPADKNVAGQIEAMSQAMIRGVMDESGEQFVAYCLPTEDTILKRRRDITESVPYLDGDTYEYKMAREYNWNVKSKASKGYEENYFLVVRNHAVYYNELETRVRLSKRRARAGVAAQALTRLVVTHRPLGANEHRILRLREKQLEPVQEEDDEEEEEEDEEEEEKQEQNGEKERSRSRSKSGSKSPAGSERSRSGSRSKSRSKSRSKSKSRSKSRSKSRSKSRSRSRSGSAASRKSRSRSRSGSARSGSARSGSGRSRSRSGSRASSRASSRGSRASSKGSGKGSKASSKASSRASSRASKRSSRASSRASRASSKGSRASSKGSRASSKGSKASSRKSGSGSGSERSRSRSGSGSKRGSRSGSASSASSKHSGSD, encoded by the exons ATGCCGCCGACGGTTCAGAACAACGAGCCGGAACGGGACAAACGCCCGCAAAGAACTGGTGAAAGAAG GTCGGAGCTTGTGACCCGCGTAAAATTTTGTAATACGCTGCCAGATATACCATTTGACTTAAAGTTTATTACATATCCTTTCCCGTCAACTCGTTTCATACAGTACAATCCCACCTCATTGGAAAAGAATTACCGGTATGAAGTCCTTACAGAGCATGATTTGGGAGTCCACATAGATTTGATAAACCGGGACATTTACCAAGGCGATGGCAACGCAGTCCTGGACCCAGCGGACGAGAAATTGTTAGAAGACGATGTTTTGACGCCTCAGGACTCTAAAAGGTCGCGGCATCATGCAAAGAATGTGTCGTGGCTTCGTCGCTCGGAGTACATCTCCACTGAGCAGACCAGGTTCCAGCCTCAGTCTATGGAAAAG GTTGAAGCTAAAGTCGGTTACAATGTCAAGAAGATATTCAGCGAAGAGACACTTTACATGGACCGTGAGAGCCAGATCAAGGCCATTGAAAAGACATTTGAAGACAACAAGATGCCGATCGAGAAGCACTACAGCAAGCCAGGAGTTGTGCCCGTAGAGGTTATGCCAGTATTCCCAGACTTTGAGATGTGGAAGTATCCGTGTGCGCAGGTCATATTTGACACGGATCCTGCACCAGCAGATAAGAATGTTGCTGGACAAATTGAAGCTATGTCACAGGCTATGATTCG AGGTGTGATGGACGAAAGCGGAGAACAATTCGTAGCCTACTGCCTACCCACCGAAGACACAATCCTGAAACGCCGCAGAGACATCACCGAAAGCGTTCCGTACCTGGACGGGGATACTTATGAGTACAAGATGGCGAGGGAATACAACTGGAACGTTAAGAGCAAGGCTTCTAAGGGTTATGAGGAGAATTATTTCTTG GTTGTGAGAAACCACGCAGTTTACTACAACGAGCTAGAAACCCGCGTGCGCCTGTCCAAGCgtcgcgcccgcgccggcgtCGCGGCTCAGGCGTTGACCCGGCTCGTGGTGACGCACCGCCCGCTCGGCGCTAACGAACACCGTATACTGAGGCTGCGAGAGAAACAGCTGGAACCCGTCCAG GAAGAGGATGACGAAGAAGAAGAGGAAGAGGACGAGGAAGAAGAGGAAAAACAAGAACAGAATGGAGAAAAAGAAAG ATCTCGTTCCCGCTCCAAATCAGGGTCAAAATCCCCAGCCGGCTCAGAGCGGTCCCGCTCCGGCTCGCGATCCAAATCTCGCTCCAAATCGCGATCCAAGTCCAAGTCCAGGTCTAAGTCGCGATCCAAGTCGAGATCCAAGTCACGGTCAAGGTCACGCTCGGGCTCGGCGGCGTCGCGGAAGTCGAGGTCAAGATCGAGGTCGGGCTCTGCGCGGTCTGGGTCTGCGAG GTCTGGATCCGGTCGTTCCCGGTCCCGTTCGGGATCGCGGGCATCGTCTCGTGCTAGCTCCAGGGGATCTCGAGCCAGCTCTAAGGGCAGTGGAAAG GGCTCCAAAGCCAGTTCCAAAGCGAGTTCCCGCGCATCATCCCGCGCCAGCAAGCGCTCCAGCCGCGCGTCCTCTAGGGCCTCACGGGCCTCTTCTAAAGGCTCAAGGGCCTCGTCTAAAGGCTCGAGAGCCTCTTCCAAAGGCTCAAAGGCGAGCTCGAGGAAGTCGGGCTCGGGGAGTGGATCTGAAAGGAGTCGTAGCCGCTCTGGTAGCGGGTCGAAACGG
- the LOC134747158 gene encoding uncharacterized protein LOC134747158 — protein sequence MRFHSQPVLRASLRGAPLPPPRRTPALIMRSRSTDVVALDPDRVRPTLAKQKPLTENSMSVDAPSPSSITPPEEESTDSSLVEEDGVSKPRRRRLHLPFGKKAKTPA from the exons ATGCGGTTTCACTCCCAACCAGTCCTGCGCGCCTCCCTCCGCGGCGCCCCGCTCCCCCCGCCGCGCCGCACACCCGCACTGATCATGCGGTCTCGCTCCACTGACGTAGTAGCACTAGATCCGGACAGAGTGAGACCGACGCTGGCCAAGCAGAAGCCTTTGACTGAGA ATTCAATGAGCGTGGACGCCCCAAGCCCATCGAGCATCACGCCTCCCGAGGAGGAATCCACGGACTCGTCTCTAGTAGAAGAGGACGGGGTCTCCAAGCCGCGGCGGCGACGCCTGCACCTGCCCTTCGGCAAGAAGGCCAAGACCCCGGCGTGA
- the LOC134747227 gene encoding nucleosome assembly protein 1-like 1 isoform X1, with the protein MGTVERAGDATSEVESGEEEEIVGGGELAQHLMKSGMTRGEMLAAITNRIHAEAIASLPPNVRRRVRALRALQKEFVDVESKFYSEVHQLECKYEKLYKPLFEKRAQIVNGTYEPNDNECLNPWRDETEEEELARAVQQAALTDGEEKKEGEEVKPPAEPPMDPNVKGVPDFWYTIFRNVSMLCEMMQEHDEPILKTLQDIKVLMHEDPIGFTLEFHFAPNDYFTNTVLTKEYSMKCKPDEENPLEFEGPEIYSCKGCEINWKKGKNVTVKTIKKKQKHKSRGSVRTVTKSVQADSFFNFFSPPAMPEDPNSTLASDIQALLTADFEIGHYIRERVVSRAVLLYTGEGLDDDDDDDYEEEEEEECSTEESEDDEPAPRRPRPKKPSKAPQENPAECKQQ; encoded by the exons ATGGGTACCGTTGAGCGTGCTGGTGATGCGACTTCGGAGGTGGAATCCGGCGAGGAGGAGGAGATTGTTGGTGGTGGTGAACTGGCGCAGCACCTCATGAAAAG CGGCATGACCCGCGGCGAGATGCTCGCGGCCATCACCAACCGCATCCACGCGGAGGCCATAGCGTCCCTCCCTCCCAACGTGAGACGGCGAGTTCGAGCGCTCAGGGCGCTCCAGAAGGAATTCGTTGACGTCGAGTCCAAGTTCTACAGCGAGGTGCACCAGTTGGAGTGCAAATATGAGAAGCTGTACAAGCCATTGTTTGAGAAG CGCGCTCAAATCGTGAACGGCACGTACGAGCCCAATGACAACGAATGCCTGAACCCGTGGCGCGACGAGACCGAGGAGGAGGAGTTGGCTCGCGCCGTCCAGCAGGCCGCGCTCACCGACGGTGAGGAGAAGAAGGAGGGAGAGGAGGTCAAACCGCCGGCTGA GCCCCCAATGGACCCCAACGTTAAAGGAGTGCCCGATTTCTGGTACACGATATTCAGAAACGTGTCCATGCTGTGCGAGATGATGCAGGAACATGACGAGCCTATCCTTAAGACCTTGCAGGATATTAAAG TTCTAATGCACGAAGACCCAATCGGCTTCACACTAGAGTTCCACTTTGCGCCCAACGACTACTTCACAAACACGGTGCTCACTAAGGAGTACTCCATGAAGTGTAAGCCCGATGAGGAGAACCCACTAGAATTTGAAGGCCCTGAAATCTATTCATGCAAG GGTTGCGAAATCAACTGGAAGAAAGGCAAGAACGTGACAGTGAAGACGATAAAGAAGAAGCAGAAACACAAGTCCCGTGGGTCTGTGCGCACGGTCACCAAGTCGGTGCAGGCGGATTCCTTCTTCAACTTCTTCTCGCCGCCCGCCATGCCGGAGGACCCTAACTCCACTCTAGCGTCCGATATCCAG GCGCTACTGACGGCGGACTTCGAGATCGGTCACTACATCCGCGAGCGCGTGGTGTCCCGCGCCGTGCTGCTCTACACGGGCGAGGGGCTCGACgacgacgatgatgatgattacgAGGAGGAG GAGGAAGAGGAATGCTCAACCGAAGAAAGCGAAGACGACGAGCCAGCTCCCCGGAGGCCCCGGCCTAAGAAACCCAGCAAGGCGCCCCAAGAGAACCCCGCAGAGTGCAAGCAGCAGTAG
- the LOC134747227 gene encoding nucleosome assembly protein 1-like 1 isoform X2: protein MGTVERAGDATSEVESGEEEEIVGGGELAQHLMKSGMTRGEMLAAITNRIHAEAIASLPPNVRRRVRALRALQKEFVDVESKFYSEVHQLECKYEKLYKPLFEKRAQIVNGTYEPNDNECLNPWRDETEEEELARAVQQAALTDGEEKKEGEEVKPPAEPPMDPNVKGVPDFWYTIFRNVSMLCEMMQEHDEPILKTLQDIKVLMHEDPIGFTLEFHFAPNDYFTNTVLTKEYSMKCKPDEENPLEFEGPEIYSCKGCEINWKKGKNVTVKTIKKKQKHKSRGSVRTVTKSVQADSFFNFFSPPAMPEDPNSTLASDIQALLTADFEIGHYIRERVVSRAVLLYTGEGLDDDDDDDYEEEEDSYSDEDSGTEEVSDAED, encoded by the exons ATGGGTACCGTTGAGCGTGCTGGTGATGCGACTTCGGAGGTGGAATCCGGCGAGGAGGAGGAGATTGTTGGTGGTGGTGAACTGGCGCAGCACCTCATGAAAAG CGGCATGACCCGCGGCGAGATGCTCGCGGCCATCACCAACCGCATCCACGCGGAGGCCATAGCGTCCCTCCCTCCCAACGTGAGACGGCGAGTTCGAGCGCTCAGGGCGCTCCAGAAGGAATTCGTTGACGTCGAGTCCAAGTTCTACAGCGAGGTGCACCAGTTGGAGTGCAAATATGAGAAGCTGTACAAGCCATTGTTTGAGAAG CGCGCTCAAATCGTGAACGGCACGTACGAGCCCAATGACAACGAATGCCTGAACCCGTGGCGCGACGAGACCGAGGAGGAGGAGTTGGCTCGCGCCGTCCAGCAGGCCGCGCTCACCGACGGTGAGGAGAAGAAGGAGGGAGAGGAGGTCAAACCGCCGGCTGA GCCCCCAATGGACCCCAACGTTAAAGGAGTGCCCGATTTCTGGTACACGATATTCAGAAACGTGTCCATGCTGTGCGAGATGATGCAGGAACATGACGAGCCTATCCTTAAGACCTTGCAGGATATTAAAG TTCTAATGCACGAAGACCCAATCGGCTTCACACTAGAGTTCCACTTTGCGCCCAACGACTACTTCACAAACACGGTGCTCACTAAGGAGTACTCCATGAAGTGTAAGCCCGATGAGGAGAACCCACTAGAATTTGAAGGCCCTGAAATCTATTCATGCAAG GGTTGCGAAATCAACTGGAAGAAAGGCAAGAACGTGACAGTGAAGACGATAAAGAAGAAGCAGAAACACAAGTCCCGTGGGTCTGTGCGCACGGTCACCAAGTCGGTGCAGGCGGATTCCTTCTTCAACTTCTTCTCGCCGCCCGCCATGCCGGAGGACCCTAACTCCACTCTAGCGTCCGATATCCAG GCGCTACTGACGGCGGACTTCGAGATCGGTCACTACATCCGCGAGCGCGTGGTGTCCCGCGCCGTGCTGCTCTACACGGGCGAGGGGCTCGACgacgacgatgatgatgattacgAGGAGGAG GAGGATTCGTATTCCGACGAGGATTCCGGTACTGAGGAGGTCTCTGACGCGGAAGACTGA